A stretch of Geomonas oryzisoli DNA encodes these proteins:
- a CDS encoding NAD-glutamate dehydrogenase domain-containing protein: protein MCAAETNVLASVDRLIGANEGCTRDNLAWLQGQMDSYFFITMQEEAEAVHALAVGLRTLAHNQKLTVADRARTLILARLNQPGSLYDTLRTLQERDISYAEFTHSRGLVPGLSQGLEVQRFDFDRKEHGEIANAPAPVIPPAIKEGIVQALQSRYPLFDMNQLDPLLRLLWLNNEQYVRISPPNRVAQLLWVFQEGNRQGGIFLDVEQTEDSGPDAETRVLFAVGNPPQNDFLLQTMEVFNRLDFGVQRAYCLTISNGVHPYFLGTFYVRKRGGEALLSKGSELFDRLQMELYNTQILSTASTTYRRFVTTQVMTGEEASLVNAFIAFCHTNLAHHHPDPFSHEEVRLAFHSHPDIALQLAKLFRTRFQPGLSLREEFYKKTLEETVRFVESYNTGHRYIDDLRRSIFRCAIAFIRNTLKTNFYVREKHALAFRLDPAYLAELAPEFTADLPPELPFRITFFFGRYGCGYHIGFSDIARGGWRTIITKNRDDYVTSASTLFREVYVLAHTQHLKNKDIYEGGSKMVVVLDAARLEAHDLSTQRLYKLQFGFINAFLDIFVTDGGRARDPRVVDYYGEDEPIEIGPDENMHDVMIEMIARQSLKRGYLLGIGLISSKRVGINHKEYGVTSTGVMQFAETTMRELGIDIRRDRFSVKLTGGPSGDVAGNALRIMLERSPQACIKLILDGSGAIFDPEGMDHEELARIVLKQDLDAFDPKRLHPGGFILYRNQRRTDGLRELFKRAVSTGLGVEEQWVTTDQFHREFGNLLFSVPTDLFIPAGGRPETIDAENWARFFREDGTPTTRAIVEGANSFITPEARTQMQRRGIVIMRDASANKCGVISSSYEIIANLMLSEEEFLQHKERYVGDVLRILEQRARDEAQLIFRRHREAGSSFTYTEISEAISHEINGHYARLFSFFQRNPELCDEPVFQQAILAHLPAMLREPEYRTRLDRLPAKCRYAILAAEIASSLVYRGDQEADFKEMIKGHLLRNFATLDKTLPTTSAVPATEHAKPVYQGGAT, encoded by the coding sequence ATGTGCGCCGCCGAGACGAATGTGCTCGCCTCAGTTGACCGCCTGATCGGGGCCAACGAGGGGTGCACCAGGGACAACCTTGCCTGGCTCCAGGGCCAGATGGACTCCTACTTCTTCATCACCATGCAGGAGGAAGCCGAAGCGGTGCACGCGCTGGCGGTCGGGCTGAGGACACTGGCCCACAACCAGAAGCTGACCGTCGCGGACCGCGCGAGGACGCTGATCCTCGCCCGCCTGAACCAGCCCGGCTCCCTCTACGACACCCTGCGCACGCTGCAGGAGCGCGACATCTCCTACGCCGAGTTCACCCACTCCCGCGGTCTCGTACCGGGGCTCTCGCAGGGGCTCGAGGTGCAGCGCTTCGACTTCGACCGCAAAGAGCATGGCGAGATAGCCAACGCGCCGGCGCCGGTGATCCCCCCCGCCATAAAAGAGGGGATCGTCCAGGCGCTGCAAAGCCGCTATCCGCTCTTCGACATGAACCAGCTCGATCCGCTGCTGCGGCTCCTGTGGCTCAACAACGAGCAGTACGTGCGCATCTCCCCCCCGAACCGGGTGGCCCAGTTGCTCTGGGTCTTCCAGGAGGGCAACCGCCAGGGGGGGATCTTCCTCGACGTCGAGCAAACCGAGGACTCCGGCCCCGATGCCGAGACCCGCGTCCTCTTCGCGGTCGGCAACCCGCCCCAGAACGACTTCCTGCTGCAGACCATGGAGGTCTTCAACCGGCTCGACTTCGGGGTGCAGCGCGCCTACTGCCTGACCATCTCCAACGGCGTGCACCCCTACTTCCTGGGCACCTTCTACGTCAGAAAGCGCGGCGGCGAGGCCCTTCTTTCCAAGGGGAGCGAGCTCTTCGACCGGCTGCAGATGGAGCTCTACAACACCCAGATCCTCTCCACCGCCTCCACGACCTACCGCAGGTTCGTCACGACCCAGGTGATGACCGGCGAGGAGGCGAGCCTGGTGAACGCCTTCATCGCCTTCTGCCACACCAACCTGGCGCATCACCACCCCGACCCCTTCAGCCACGAAGAGGTGCGGCTCGCGTTCCACTCGCACCCGGATATCGCCCTGCAGCTCGCCAAGCTGTTCAGGACCCGTTTCCAGCCGGGGCTTTCCCTGCGCGAGGAGTTCTACAAGAAGACCCTGGAGGAGACGGTCCGCTTCGTCGAGTCGTACAACACCGGGCACCGCTACATCGACGACCTGCGCCGCTCCATCTTCCGCTGCGCCATCGCCTTCATCCGCAACACGCTGAAGACCAACTTCTACGTGCGTGAGAAGCACGCGCTCGCCTTCCGGCTCGACCCGGCCTACCTCGCGGAGCTCGCCCCCGAGTTCACCGCCGACCTGCCGCCCGAGCTTCCCTTCCGCATCACCTTCTTCTTCGGGCGCTACGGCTGCGGCTACCACATCGGCTTCTCCGACATCGCCCGCGGCGGCTGGCGCACCATCATCACCAAGAACCGCGATGACTACGTCACCTCGGCAAGCACCCTGTTCCGCGAGGTCTACGTGCTGGCGCACACCCAGCACCTGAAGAACAAGGACATCTACGAGGGCGGCTCCAAGATGGTGGTGGTGCTCGACGCCGCGCGCCTTGAGGCACACGACCTCTCCACGCAGCGCCTGTACAAGCTGCAGTTCGGCTTCATCAACGCCTTTTTGGACATCTTCGTCACCGACGGCGGCCGAGCCCGCGACCCGCGCGTGGTCGATTACTACGGCGAAGACGAGCCGATCGAGATCGGTCCCGACGAGAACATGCACGACGTGATGATCGAGATGATCGCGCGCCAGTCGCTCAAACGCGGCTACCTGCTCGGCATCGGCCTCATCTCCAGCAAGCGGGTCGGCATCAACCACAAGGAGTACGGCGTCACCTCCACCGGGGTCATGCAGTTCGCCGAGACCACCATGCGTGAGCTGGGGATCGACATCCGGCGCGACCGCTTCAGCGTGAAACTGACCGGCGGCCCCAGCGGCGACGTGGCCGGTAACGCCCTGCGCATCATGCTGGAGCGCTCCCCGCAGGCCTGCATCAAGCTGATCCTGGACGGCAGCGGCGCCATCTTCGACCCGGAAGGGATGGACCACGAGGAACTGGCCCGCATCGTCCTGAAACAAGACCTCGATGCCTTCGACCCCAAGCGCCTGCACCCCGGCGGATTTATCCTGTACCGCAACCAGCGCCGCACCGACGGTCTTCGCGAGCTCTTCAAACGCGCCGTGAGCACGGGCCTCGGTGTCGAGGAGCAGTGGGTCACCACGGACCAGTTCCACCGCGAGTTCGGCAACCTCCTCTTCTCCGTCCCCACCGACCTGTTCATCCCGGCCGGTGGGCGCCCCGAGACCATCGACGCCGAGAACTGGGCCCGCTTCTTCCGCGAGGACGGCACCCCCACCACCCGCGCCATCGTCGAGGGGGCCAACTCCTTCATCACGCCGGAGGCGAGGACCCAGATGCAGCGCCGCGGCATCGTCATCATGCGCGACGCCTCTGCCAACAAGTGCGGCGTCATCTCCTCGTCCTACGAGATCATCGCCAACCTGATGCTCTCCGAGGAGGAGTTCCTGCAGCACAAGGAGCGCTACGTCGGCGACGTGCTCCGGATCCTTGAGCAGCGCGCCCGCGACGAGGCGCAGCTCATCTTCCGGCGCCACCGCGAAGCCGGCAGCAGCTTCACCTACACCGAGATCTCCGAAGCGATCAGCCACGAGATCAACGGGCATTACGCCCGGCTCTTCTCCTTCTTCCAGAGAAATCCGGAACTGTGCGACGAGCCGGTGTTCCAGCAGGCCATCCTGGCGCACCTCCCCGCCATGCTGCGCGAACCCGAATACCGGACCCGGCTGGATCGTCTCCCTGCCAAGTGCCGCTACGCCATCCTCGCCGCCGAGATCGCATCCTCGCTGGTCTACCGCGGCGACCAGGAAGCGGACTTCAAGGAGATGATCAAGGGGCACCTGCTGCGCAATTTCGCCACCTTGGACAAGACTTTACCGACCACATCCGCAGTACCAGCAACCGAGCATGCCAAGCCCGTTTATCAAGGAGGCGCTACCTGA
- a CDS encoding universal stress protein produces the protein MELKQILVFMDDPDHSADRLDLALNLAKRHRAGVLGLKVQPHHLIPLRRGHDQDTTEELARLFKEKTAAADVKGEWITVDAKVLGGVVEAINHYATFADLVVVGQSEHGSSERRATDFLPEKVVFGSGKPVLIVPYTGKYNSLGDKVLVAWKTGRESSRALTDAVPFLKAAASTHVFEVNPSQGEEADLESLRRYLAAHGVTAEIETSLITELHVGDVLLNRVSDEGSDLLVMGAYADLHFGNYVLGDVAKHVLRHMTIPVLMSH, from the coding sequence ATGGAGCTGAAACAGATTCTTGTCTTCATGGATGACCCGGACCATTCCGCCGACCGGCTCGACCTCGCCCTCAACCTCGCCAAGCGGCACCGCGCCGGGGTTCTCGGGCTCAAGGTGCAGCCGCACCACCTGATCCCGCTGCGCCGAGGCCACGACCAGGACACCACCGAGGAGCTGGCGCGACTGTTTAAGGAAAAGACCGCAGCCGCCGACGTAAAGGGCGAGTGGATCACCGTCGACGCCAAGGTGCTTGGGGGGGTGGTCGAGGCCATCAACCACTACGCCACTTTTGCCGATCTGGTGGTGGTCGGCCAGAGCGAGCACGGCTCCTCCGAGCGCCGCGCCACAGACTTCCTCCCTGAAAAGGTGGTCTTCGGCTCCGGTAAGCCGGTGCTGATCGTCCCCTACACCGGCAAGTACAACAGCCTGGGCGACAAGGTCCTGGTGGCCTGGAAAACCGGTCGGGAATCGTCTCGCGCACTTACCGACGCCGTACCGTTCCTGAAGGCCGCCGCGTCGACCCACGTCTTCGAGGTGAATCCGAGCCAGGGTGAAGAGGCTGACCTGGAGAGCCTGCGTCGCTACCTCGCAGCGCACGGGGTCACCGCCGAGATCGAGACCAGTCTCATCACCGAGCTGCACGTAGGCGACGTGCTGCTGAATCGCGTCTCCGACGAGGGGAGCGACCTCCTGGTGATGGGGGCCTACGCCGACCTGCACTTCGGCAACTACGTGCTCGGGGACGTCGCGAAGCACGTGCTGCGCCACATGACCATCCCGGTCCTCATGTCCCACTGA
- a CDS encoding D-2-hydroxyacid dehydrogenase, producing the protein MERIVFLDRGGISVPLRTPCFPHRWQEYPDTRPEQVVERLADATIAITDQVAINAEHLAELPNLRMIAVAATGVDHVDVNACRHQGVAVTNVRDWSVSVPEHVFSLVLALRRNLLAYHDVVQGGTWQRSEGYLVQVEPMPRSLSGANLGIIGVGALGSKVAALGKAFGMEVLYAERKGATELRPDRTPFEEVLAKSDVLVLLCPLTEESRGMIGEAELKLMPRHAILVNCGRGGLLDEAALAKALEEGIIAGAGLDVLTQEPPRDGSPLLDLKQPNLIVTPHVAWISDRSLATLAEQVIGNVEGFVLGHPRNLVV; encoded by the coding sequence ATGGAGAGGATCGTCTTTCTGGACCGCGGCGGCATTTCGGTGCCGCTGCGCACCCCATGCTTCCCGCACCGTTGGCAGGAATACCCGGACACGAGACCGGAGCAGGTGGTGGAGCGTCTTGCCGATGCGACCATCGCGATCACGGACCAGGTCGCCATCAACGCGGAACACCTGGCCGAACTGCCGAACCTGCGCATGATCGCCGTTGCCGCCACCGGGGTGGATCACGTCGACGTCAACGCCTGCCGCCACCAGGGCGTGGCGGTAACGAACGTGCGCGACTGGTCGGTGAGCGTACCGGAGCATGTCTTCTCCCTGGTCCTCGCCCTGCGGCGCAACCTGCTTGCCTACCATGACGTGGTCCAGGGGGGCACCTGGCAGCGCTCGGAAGGCTACCTGGTGCAGGTGGAACCGATGCCGCGCTCGCTGTCCGGTGCGAACCTCGGCATCATCGGGGTCGGCGCATTGGGAAGCAAGGTGGCCGCGCTGGGCAAGGCCTTCGGAATGGAGGTGCTTTACGCGGAAAGGAAGGGGGCTACGGAGTTGCGTCCCGACCGGACACCGTTCGAGGAGGTGCTGGCAAAAAGTGACGTGCTGGTGCTGCTTTGCCCGCTCACCGAAGAAAGCCGCGGCATGATCGGCGAGGCGGAGTTGAAGTTGATGCCGCGCCACGCCATCCTGGTCAATTGCGGCCGGGGCGGGCTCCTGGACGAAGCGGCACTGGCCAAGGCATTGGAGGAAGGCATCATCGCCGGGGCCGGGCTCGACGTTCTGACCCAGGAGCCGCCGCGGGACGGCTCACCCCTGCTGGACCTTAAACAGCCCAACCTGATCGTCACGCCGCACGTCGCCTGGATCAGCGACCGATCTCTCGCCACCCTGGCCGAGCAGGTGATCGGGAACGTGGAAGGGTTCGTTCTCGGGCACCCGCGCAACCTGGTGGTGTGA
- a CDS encoding TRL-like family protein: MKKILYAGLLAGFGIMSGCASPFPMGALYTELKLPVAATANGGERKHGVAECKSVLGLVATGDCSIETAKKNGGISKVSTVDWEGKNILGLFGEYKLHVYGE; encoded by the coding sequence GTGAAGAAGATTCTTTATGCAGGTCTGTTGGCTGGTTTTGGGATCATGTCCGGTTGTGCCTCGCCCTTCCCGATGGGCGCCCTCTACACTGAGCTGAAGCTTCCGGTTGCGGCTACCGCTAACGGCGGCGAGAGAAAGCATGGTGTGGCCGAGTGCAAAAGCGTGCTGGGGCTCGTGGCAACCGGTGACTGCAGCATCGAAACCGCCAAGAAAAACGGCGGCATCAGCAAGGTTTCTACCGTCGACTGGGAAGGCAAGAACATCCTCGGCCTCTTCGGCGAGTACAAGCTGCACGTCTACGGCGAATAA
- a CDS encoding sigma 54-interacting transcriptional regulator — protein MTDQEWAFLETVARAAFANPFGETRDDLDFAIGGAPRGSSSEEILDSVLTRVATQVESLRRRGLADLQGQGGHRREVLRRFCLFHVFHRYVDHFDRLIQEQLQQGDKPCRVGFARQALEELSGFGLTAEEAERTFAVFYQLRRAFYFIRNGLVGSSPSMKALRRHLWDCVFTHDVRWFEAGLWNRMEEFSILLLGETGTGKGAAAAAIGRSGFIPYDPARNGFTESFTRNFVAINLSQYSEGVLESELFGHKKGSFTGAVENHEGLFSRCAPHGVIFLDEIGDVSIPVQIKLLQVLQERVFFPVGSHEPRRFSGRIVAATNRPLDEMLLDGKFRDDLYYRLCSDEIIIPPLRQRLKEEPEELESLLEAILRRIAGQPVSARERQLVQKVLQRDVGREYDWPGNVRELEQAVKRIILTGRYQGVKREKGSGDAVQRLAAGLRDGALNAEEVLAAYCGLLYDTHGTYEEVARRTQLDRRTVKKYVQMGS, from the coding sequence ATGACAGATCAAGAATGGGCCTTCCTCGAGACAGTCGCGCGGGCTGCCTTTGCCAATCCCTTTGGCGAGACCAGGGACGATCTCGATTTTGCCATCGGAGGCGCGCCGCGCGGGTCTTCGTCTGAAGAGATCCTCGACTCGGTACTGACCCGGGTCGCAACGCAAGTGGAGAGCCTGCGCCGCCGGGGGCTTGCGGACCTGCAGGGACAGGGGGGACACCGGCGCGAGGTGCTGCGCAGGTTCTGTCTGTTCCACGTCTTCCATCGTTACGTCGACCACTTCGACCGGCTCATCCAGGAGCAGTTGCAACAGGGGGACAAGCCCTGCCGCGTCGGCTTCGCCCGGCAGGCGCTGGAGGAGCTGTCCGGTTTCGGCCTCACCGCGGAGGAGGCGGAGCGGACCTTCGCCGTTTTTTACCAGCTGCGCCGCGCCTTCTACTTCATCAGGAACGGGCTGGTCGGGAGCTCCCCTTCCATGAAGGCGCTGCGCCGCCACCTTTGGGACTGCGTCTTCACCCATGACGTGCGCTGGTTCGAAGCGGGGTTGTGGAACCGCATGGAGGAGTTTTCCATCCTGCTGCTCGGTGAGACCGGGACCGGCAAGGGGGCCGCGGCCGCCGCCATCGGGCGCTCCGGCTTCATCCCCTACGATCCTGCCCGAAACGGCTTCACCGAGAGCTTCACCCGCAACTTTGTCGCCATCAACCTGTCCCAGTATTCCGAGGGGGTGCTCGAGTCCGAGCTGTTCGGGCACAAGAAGGGCTCCTTCACCGGCGCCGTCGAAAACCATGAGGGGCTTTTCAGCCGCTGCGCGCCGCACGGTGTCATCTTCCTGGACGAGATCGGCGACGTCAGCATTCCCGTCCAGATCAAGCTCTTGCAGGTCCTGCAGGAGCGGGTCTTCTTCCCGGTCGGAAGCCATGAACCCAGGCGTTTCAGCGGCCGCATCGTGGCGGCGACCAACCGGCCGCTCGACGAGATGCTCCTCGACGGGAAGTTCCGCGACGACCTCTATTACCGCCTATGCTCCGACGAAATCATCATCCCGCCGCTACGCCAGCGCCTGAAAGAGGAGCCAGAGGAGCTGGAGTCCCTGCTGGAGGCCATCCTGCGCCGCATCGCCGGACAGCCTGTTTCCGCGCGCGAGCGGCAATTGGTGCAGAAGGTGTTGCAGCGCGATGTGGGGCGGGAGTACGACTGGCCGGGCAACGTGCGGGAATTGGAACAGGCCGTGAAGCGGATCATTCTGACGGGGCGGTACCAGGGGGTGAAGCGGGAAAAGGGGAGTGGAGACGCGGTCCAGCGTCTGGCCGCGGGGCTCAGGGACGGCGCGCTCAACGCCGAAGAAGTGTTAGCCGCCTACTGCGGGCTTCTCTACGACACCCACGGCACCTACGAAGAAGTCGCCCGCCGCACCCAGCTCGATCGACGCACGGTGAAGAAGTATGTGCAGATGGGGAGCTAG
- a CDS encoding amidohydrolase family protein translates to MDATTTAKGIIDIHCHTAGIGAGNSGCFISPAMRRSWRYRVFLKAFGVTEQELLDEGDGLVMRRTSQSLATSERVTAAVILAMDGAVDDKGELDRSQTEMFIPNEFVAAESAKYPNLLFGASINPLRRDALERLERAAADGAVLVKWLPSIQHFDPADRSLTPFYLKLRELGLPLLTHTGSEQSFTAVRNELADPERLRLPLSLGVNVIAAHAASNGRNHGESNHRRFLRLCGEYPNLYADISALTQLNRLTHLQRLLKHPELFDRLLYGTDMPIPNTAAVTPLGFPNRLSPRRMLQVSQITNPWDQDVALKEALGVPEQIFFNANAIIRL, encoded by the coding sequence ATGGACGCTACCACCACAGCAAAGGGCATCATCGACATCCACTGTCACACCGCCGGCATCGGCGCGGGAAACAGCGGCTGTTTCATCTCACCGGCAATGCGCAGGAGCTGGAGATACAGAGTGTTCCTGAAAGCCTTCGGCGTGACGGAACAGGAACTGCTCGATGAAGGGGACGGGCTGGTCATGCGGCGCACGTCGCAGAGCCTGGCCACCTCGGAGCGGGTGACCGCCGCGGTCATCCTGGCCATGGACGGTGCGGTGGACGACAAGGGTGAACTGGACCGCTCCCAGACTGAGATGTTCATCCCCAACGAATTCGTGGCGGCGGAGTCGGCCAAGTACCCGAACCTCCTTTTCGGCGCCAGCATCAATCCCCTGCGCCGGGACGCCCTGGAGCGCCTGGAGCGGGCGGCGGCTGACGGAGCGGTGCTGGTCAAGTGGCTCCCTTCCATCCAGCACTTCGACCCCGCCGACCGGAGCCTGACCCCGTTCTACCTGAAGCTGAGGGAGCTTGGCTTGCCGCTGCTCACCCACACCGGCTCGGAACAATCCTTCACCGCGGTCCGTAACGAACTGGCTGACCCGGAGCGCCTGAGGCTGCCGCTCAGCCTCGGTGTGAACGTCATCGCCGCGCACGCCGCCAGTAACGGCCGCAACCACGGGGAAAGCAACCACCGCCGCTTCCTGAGACTCTGCGGCGAGTACCCCAACCTGTACGCGGACATCTCCGCGCTCACGCAGTTGAACCGCCTGACGCACCTGCAACGCCTGCTCAAGCACCCGGAACTGTTCGATCGGCTCCTCTACGGCACCGACATGCCCATCCCCAACACGGCGGCGGTCACTCCGTTAGGGTTCCCGAACCGGCTCTCGCCGCGGCGCATGCTGCAGGTCTCGCAGATCACCAACCCGTGGGACCAGGACGTCGCCCTCAAGGAAGCGCTGGGCGTCCCGGAGCAGATTTTCTTCAACGCCAACGCCATCATCAGGCTTTAA
- a CDS encoding acyl-[ACP]--phospholipid O-acyltransferase, translating to MSTDTTTSKSFAWLNTTQFLGALNDNILKLLIIFFLIGSHGRAHAGAVTAAVGGAFVLPFLLFSAPAGCLADRFPKAKLIVNVKLVEVLVTLLAVAAFALRLEQALYLVAFLMAAHSTFFAPAKYSILPELVAKEELSRVNGAMESCTFMAIIVGTGLASGLAQLVDGRFWVAALFCLAIAVAGLCSARGIGKSEHCDANHPVALLPTEILRTIKGVSRDRHLMLAIIGLAWFMFIGAFAQLNLIGYGMERLGLSETHSGYLFLAAALGIGLGSLLAAKLSGRDVEFGIVPLGAAGLTLSPWLLHALPASLPVCLAVIVCFGISAGVFSLPLQTFIQLRADASMRGEVLAASTFINWIGILFASGLTWLFSGPLGLSAAQGFSIIGALTLVLTILSFRILPDFLLRFIALVTMRIFYRLRIIGRDNLPVEGPALLIPNHVTWADALLLTATCQRRIRFVMERSIYNTPVLRGLFRLMGVIPVSSADGKREMLEFIKSARAALDEGYMVCIFAEGALTRNGMLGEFRGGFERIVKGTDYPIIPVYIGGAWGSILSYAHGKLLSRLPAFSPYPVTILFGTPLPATSPAVEVRQKVAELSCDYFASRKEQRRPLPEYFIRTARQNWGRRAVADTSGKNLSYGRTVTGAVALADKLEGLIGTEEHVGLLLPASAGGVLANLALSMLGRVTVNLNFTASEASLRSAIDQCGIRTVITSRAFLEKIPTLPHLEGMICLEDVAPTISGLDKLVALFKARLYPTSLLCRCNGFHADRSATVIFSSGSTGEPKGVMLSHHNIMSNIEALRMVFRVDLNDNICSALPFFHSLGFTATLWFPLTSGFSAAYHPNPLDGEKIAQVVREHKSTLLLATPTFLLSYLRRAKREDFATLRLVITGAEKLRSKLADSFEEKFGVRPMEGYGATELSPVISLSLPDVEIDGVRQLGAKEGSVGHPIPGVAIRVVDPESGTVLSPGQPGMIEVKGPNVMVGYLGKEEQTAAVVRDGWYATGDLGIMDDDGFIRITDRISRFSKIGGEMVPHGVVEDELHGRLGQTGVLAVTAVPDEKKGERLVVVYTRGATDAATLSRLVSESELPNLWKPGRDGYVEVESLPILGTGKLDLKGLKELALAATN from the coding sequence ATGAGCACCGACACCACTACATCAAAATCCTTCGCCTGGCTCAACACCACCCAATTCCTCGGGGCGCTGAACGACAACATCCTGAAGCTGTTGATCATCTTCTTCCTGATCGGCAGCCACGGGCGCGCCCATGCCGGCGCCGTCACCGCTGCGGTGGGCGGTGCCTTCGTGCTCCCCTTCCTGCTCTTCTCGGCACCGGCCGGCTGCCTCGCCGACCGTTTCCCGAAAGCGAAGCTGATCGTGAACGTGAAGCTGGTCGAAGTCCTGGTGACGCTCCTGGCGGTCGCGGCCTTCGCCCTGCGCCTGGAGCAGGCCCTCTACCTGGTCGCCTTCCTGATGGCCGCCCACAGCACCTTCTTCGCTCCCGCGAAGTACAGCATCCTCCCGGAATTGGTGGCCAAGGAAGAACTCTCCCGGGTCAACGGGGCAATGGAATCCTGCACTTTCATGGCGATCATCGTCGGCACCGGACTGGCCTCCGGATTGGCCCAACTGGTCGACGGACGTTTCTGGGTGGCAGCGCTTTTCTGCCTCGCCATCGCGGTCGCCGGTCTCTGCTCGGCCCGTGGGATCGGTAAGAGCGAGCACTGCGACGCCAACCACCCGGTGGCGCTGCTCCCGACCGAGATCCTGCGCACCATCAAGGGCGTGAGCCGCGACCGCCACCTCATGCTCGCTATCATCGGACTGGCCTGGTTCATGTTCATCGGTGCCTTCGCCCAACTCAACCTGATCGGCTACGGCATGGAGCGACTCGGGCTCTCGGAGACCCATAGCGGTTACCTGTTCCTCGCCGCCGCGCTCGGCATCGGCCTGGGGTCACTGCTCGCCGCGAAGCTCTCCGGCCGCGACGTCGAGTTCGGCATCGTGCCCCTGGGCGCCGCCGGCCTCACCCTCTCTCCGTGGCTGCTGCACGCGCTCCCCGCCAGCCTCCCGGTATGCCTCGCCGTCATCGTCTGCTTCGGCATCTCCGCCGGCGTTTTCAGCCTGCCGCTGCAGACCTTCATCCAGCTGCGTGCCGACGCCTCCATGCGCGGCGAGGTGCTGGCCGCCTCGACCTTCATCAACTGGATCGGCATCCTCTTCGCCTCCGGGCTCACCTGGCTCTTCAGCGGTCCGCTGGGACTCTCAGCCGCCCAGGGCTTCAGCATCATCGGCGCACTTACCCTGGTGCTCACCATCCTTTCATTCCGGATCCTGCCGGACTTCCTGCTCCGCTTCATCGCCCTGGTCACCATGCGCATCTTCTACCGCCTGCGCATCATCGGTCGGGACAACCTGCCGGTGGAGGGGCCGGCCCTTTTGATCCCGAACCACGTCACCTGGGCGGACGCCCTGCTCCTCACCGCCACCTGCCAGCGCCGCATCCGCTTCGTCATGGAGCGCAGCATCTACAACACTCCGGTCCTGCGCGGCCTGTTCCGGCTCATGGGGGTCATCCCGGTTTCCTCGGCCGATGGTAAGCGCGAGATGCTGGAATTCATCAAAAGCGCCCGGGCCGCCCTGGACGAGGGGTACATGGTCTGCATCTTCGCCGAAGGCGCGCTGACCCGAAACGGCATGCTGGGCGAGTTCCGCGGCGGCTTCGAGCGCATCGTGAAGGGAACCGACTACCCCATCATCCCGGTCTACATCGGCGGTGCCTGGGGGAGCATCCTCTCCTATGCCCACGGCAAACTCCTCTCGCGGCTGCCGGCCTTCTCGCCGTACCCGGTGACCATCCTGTTCGGCACCCCGCTGCCCGCCACCAGCCCTGCCGTGGAGGTGCGTCAGAAGGTGGCCGAGCTCTCCTGCGACTACTTCGCCTCACGCAAAGAACAGCGCAGGCCGCTGCCGGAGTACTTCATCCGCACCGCGCGCCAGAACTGGGGACGCCGGGCCGTCGCCGACACCTCCGGCAAGAACCTGAGCTACGGCCGCACCGTCACCGGCGCCGTGGCACTGGCGGACAAGCTGGAGGGGCTGATCGGAACTGAGGAGCACGTGGGACTACTGCTCCCCGCTTCCGCCGGTGGCGTACTGGCGAACCTCGCGCTCTCCATGCTGGGTCGGGTCACCGTCAACCTCAACTTCACCGCATCCGAGGCTTCCCTGCGGTCCGCAATCGATCAGTGCGGCATCCGTACCGTGATCACCTCGCGCGCCTTCCTGGAAAAGATCCCCACCCTGCCGCACCTGGAAGGGATGATCTGCCTGGAGGACGTCGCCCCGACCATCTCGGGCCTGGACAAGCTCGTCGCCCTGTTCAAGGCACGGCTCTACCCCACGTCGCTGCTGTGCCGCTGCAACGGCTTCCACGCCGACAGAAGCGCCACGGTCATCTTCTCCTCGGGGAGCACCGGCGAGCCCAAGGGGGTGATGCTCAGCCACCACAACATCATGTCCAACATCGAGGCGCTGCGCATGGTGTTCCGGGTGGACCTGAACGACAACATCTGCTCCGCCCTCCCCTTCTTCCACTCCCTGGGCTTCACCGCGACGCTCTGGTTCCCGCTCACCAGCGGCTTCTCCGCCGCCTATCATCCCAATCCGCTCGACGGCGAAAAAATCGCCCAGGTGGTGCGCGAGCACAAATCGACCCTGCTCCTGGCGACACCAACCTTCCTGCTTTCCTACCTGCGTCGCGCCAAGCGCGAGGATTTCGCCACGCTGCGGCTGGTGATCACCGGCGCCGAGAAGCTGAGGAGCAAGCTGGCCGATAGCTTCGAGGAAAAGTTCGGGGTGCGCCCGATGGAAGGGTACGGTGCTACGGAGCTTTCCCCAGTAATCTCGCTGAGCCTGCCCGACGTGGAGATCGACGGCGTGCGCCAGCTGGGCGCCAAGGAAGGGAGCGTAGGGCACCCGATCCCCGGCGTTGCCATTCGGGTGGTCGACCCCGAGAGCGGCACCGTGCTGAGCCCGGGACAGCCCGGGATGATCGAAGTGAAAGGCCCCAACGTCATGGTCGGCTACCTCGGCAAAGAGGAACAGACCGCCGCCGTGGTGCGGGACGGGTGGTACGCGACGGGGGACCTGGGCATCATGGACGACGACGGCTTCATCAGGATCACCGATCGCATCTCGCGCTTCAGTAAGATCGGCGGAGAGATGGTGCCCCACGGCGTGGTCGAGGACGAGTTGCACGGGCGGCTCGGGCAGACCGGGGTCCTGGCGGTGACCGCGGTCCCGGACGAGAAGAAGGGGGAGCGGCTGGTGGTGGTGTACACCCGCGGCGCCACCGACGCTGCCACCTTATCGCGGCTTGTCTCGGAAAGCGAGCTCCCCAACCTCTGGAAGCCGGGACGCGACGGCTATGTCGAGGTGGAGAGCCTTCCCATTCTCGGCACCGGCAAGCTGGACCTGAAGGGGCTCAAGGAACTGGCGCTCGCGGCAACAAATTAG